TACAAATTAAATGCAGATCCTGCACTAAGTTTAAAAGCAGACCTGCTTAGAGAGCATATCCAGCATTTGAAGTTATAAAAGCACAAAATTGTTCATCAGTTCCATTACTAACATAGTATTTTGCTCCAGCACTTGAAATTTAAttagaatatttcttttatttcacaaatTTATTCTATTATAATATTgtataatattaaatattatgtttctactatttattatatttctaCTATTTCATAAATGAGTTTCATCAATTCATCCTCTCCCTTCACtgtcagcttaaaaaaaaaatcacagtccTTTTAAGTCAGGTGACAGGTACCACCATAATATTAATTTTTGCATTGAAAACAATGTCAGGAAGGAAAGGTAGAAGATTTTCTTCGCTCAGCTCATGAaacatatttggaaaaaaaatacttttggcAGCACCATATAAGCCATATTCTAGCTCTCACTACAAATCCTTTCCCCTGCTATAAGCGACTCTAGGTCACATTAGTAACTTGCTCAGGGTGTTATACTCATCTTTTCTACAAGTCCTTGCTCAATGAACAAGCTCGTCCCCTGCTGGAGATCACTCTTGAAGTAGAGCTGGATACACTTCAGCAGAAGGGACACGTTGTGGAAGTCGTTCTTGTCCAGCTCCTGTGGAAAGACGTGGAGCCGTGCTCTGTCATCCCAGTCCGTGGGTAACAGAGGCAGTATTACAGGGTGGGTAAAATCAGCTCTGGTACACGGGCTGTGGTACTCACCCTTCTCAGTGCTTTGTCGAGCTGGCTAAGGAGAGAGTTGCTGTACTTTTGCAGCgtgtctgtttctctctcttgcaGCAGGTCACTTATCTTCTGGTACCCCTTCCCCTTAAAGGCATCAATGAGCAGTGATTCGAGCTGTGGAGATAAGGGAAACAAACACAGTGGAGATTTAACACAGGCAGACATTTGAAGCACTGGAGGACTGATTATGAGAAAACACTCacaatgctttttgtttgtttgttttttagtaaAGTTGGAGAATTGAAGACTTCATCTATATTTACTTCCATTAAATAACTGacagctctgagcactgctgcattcATATAAGAAAGCACCTTTAAGTACACACAGGTAGATGTTCACaaaataaagctaaagatgTACTTAAAAAGCTCCTTACATAGTCTTCTGCATGGGCTGCCATGTTGCTGCTTATCTCTACTCCGTCcttcactgttttcctttctttgaaaaataagagGAAGCACCAACAATTAAGacaaataaaacacttttctgCTCAAAACCCAACAAACTTTCAGTCCCTCTATCTTTCCCCCAAGGCTCATTTTATCTCCTAAACgaaatttcagcattttctagGGCCTCTGAGACCCACAGAGTCCCGGCTCGGTCTGCACTCCCCCATCCACCGCCCGGGGGAAGCGACCGTCGGCGTTCCTCAGTGCTGCGGGTCCCAGCGCTCCAAGAGAAGGGCTGACCCGTCCCCAGCCCCGAAATTAAATCCTCCTCGCTCGCAGCCACCGCTCACCAAAACCCTACCTGCATCCCGTCTCGGTGGGGCTGTAGGGCAGGCTTTATTTCACGATGGAGGAGAAAACGGAGCGCCTTTCCCTGGGGAGAGGAGCGAACGAGAAAAGCCCTTGGCCAGGTGGGATCATTTAAAGCATTACGGGAGCACGAAGCACCCAGCATCTCCACAGCATCAcataagtgttttttttgtttgtttgtttttgtttgtttttttaccttTCTGTTTCTGAGAATTGAAAACAATAACACTCTCCCCCTCCNNNNNNNNNNNNNNNNNNNNNNNNNNNNNNNNNNNNNNNNNNNNNNNNNNNNNNNNNNNNNNNNNNNNNNNNNNNNNNNNNNNNNNNNNNNNNNNNNNNNGCCCGCCGCTGCCCCCAGCATGAAGCTCACCTGGGACATCAACGACCCCAAGCTGCCGCAGGTACCGGGGCATGGCTGCGGGTGGGACGTGGTGCTTTAATACACGGTCTTATCCAGCTGTGTGCGAGCTCCTAAAACGACCTTCCTTCTCTATCTTTCCCCTGTTAAGTCTTTTTAAAGAATCTACGGTTGACTGTTTTCTGCTGATATCATCTAAACCATCTGCTAAATCATCTAAATCATCTAAAACAGGATATTGTACCTGTTTGCTCACGTCTGATTGAATGTGTTTGGAAATGAGTATTCAGATCggttttttccctctgtttgtAAGCTCCTAATATGTTTTCAACCCACATATTTTTCATTGTGCATCTAATTTTACACATAACGTGCAGTTACAGAATGGGTCAATTCTACAAACACCTGAATTCCCTGGGATGGCTCACATGTGCTGTATATGTGTGTTAAAGGAATGTTGCAGGAAATTgttatttttgctgtgtttggaGTTTAAAATATTAGGCGTTACTTAATTTTATGGCAACTACATTTTGATAAGGAATGCCAGCAAGTTGGTGACATCCCAAATGGGAGCATCCTTTCTCTGAACCACTACTTATATAGTGGAATATATATGTCTGTGCCTTGTTTGggggggttttgtttgttcttttctttccttgttctACTTGCTATGGATGCACTTCAAGCAAATGCTGTCCAACTAAAACTTGAAGCTTTCAGTCTTCAGGTGCACAGCTCCACAACGAGCACACAGGTGGTGGGCAGACAGGGAGTGTTGGTAATGAGGCAGTGTCCAGCAGCTGGGCAAAGGAGCATTGGTGACAAGAGACCCTCTTATTACTggtcatcatagaatcattacggTTGGAAAACCAATTaagctcatctagtccaaccaccaaccatCCCAATgatgcccactaacccatgaCCCTTGGTGCCACATCCACATAGTtcttgagcgcctccagggacaatgactcctccacctccctgggcagcctgtgccactgccttgctgctctttatgagaagaaatCATGCAAAAAGAGAATGGCTCCTGACTCTTGAGGCATGGAAGCTTAAGCTGCATTTTGCTTGTTACAGGCTCTTTCTGAAAAAGCTATTCTTTTCCGCTTTTTCCAATTTTGCTGCTTGAGAGGTCATAGAAAGAAGCCTTGGGACAAAACCCCAAGGTGGCACCATCATAAAACAggctgagttggaagggatacAGAAGGATCCTGAAGTCCAGCTCCCAGTTCCGCACAGAACTACCCAAATCCAGCCCAACGTCTGAGAGCGCTGCCCATACACTCCCTGTACTCCAGCACTCAGGGCTGTGCTCGCTGCCCtgaggagcctgttccatgcccatcACCCCTCTGGAGTAGGACCTTTTCCTAACTCCCAACCTGACTCTCTCCTGACGCAGCTCTATGCCATTCCCTTgggtcctgtcactgtcaccagagagcagaactCAGCCGCCATCAAGTCTCCCCTTCTGCTCATGTTCCTTTGTTCTCCCTGCCACAGGAGCCCGAGCGCTTCGACGCCTTCCAGGAATGGCCGGACGGCTACGTGCGCCTCATCTACTCCAGCGAGGAGAAGAACGCGCAGCGGCACCTGAGCGGCTGGGCCATGCGCAACACCAACAACCACAATTGCCAGATCCTGAAAAAGTCCTGCCTGGGCGTGGTGGTgtgtgcagggagctgtgccCTGCCCGGCggtgccaggctgcagctgcGGCCCGCCATCTGCGACAAGGCGCGGCAGAAGCAGCAAAGTGAGGGGGGATGTAGGGGACCTAATTCCCTCAGCTGGGCCTGATTTCTGAACAGAGATCAGCCTTGCCTTCTTGAAAGTCTGCCTTGCACGAATTGCATGTGTTTGCATGCGCTGTGAAGAGTGTGAGGGATATATTTAGCTCCCAATTTTGTCAGTGTCTGCCTGTAAATAACTAAGGACAAATTGGGCCTACCGTGCTCTCAATCGCTAGCTTTTGTTAAGTATACAGCTCTAGTCCTTACCGTTCAGTTATGTTTGGTACTCTGCAGCTTGTTTCCTTCAGTATCATACCTCAATGTGAATTTCAGTGAAGGACTCGCTGTACTTGCCTTCTGCCTTCCCTCCAAACCAGCGTTTTCTCTATCTGTACTTGCAGAGAAAGCCTGTCCGAACTGCAATGCAGCCCTCCAGCTCATCCCTTGCCGTGGGCACAGCGGCTATCCCGTCACCAACTTCTGGAGACTGGATGgcaaagcaatatttttccaGGTAAAAAGCACACGTTTcaaattatatatacatataagtGCACGGACAGAGTGAGCATAGTGGAGTTCTAGTCTGTGCATGGATTCCTGTGTATTATAAACATGGCACAACGAATAAAACAGTAACACttggctgtatttttaaaaaagcagtatatttttaaaaacactcgAGTTTAACGTTTTCCATCTTTGCTATAACACCATTATAGCAAATGGTGTCTGAAGTTCTTTTGATGACATTACACAAATGGGAACAAAGGGTTTGTCCTACACCTTGGCATGTGTCTGATGACTGAATCTCGACAAGGACCTaggatttattttctaaaattaaaaaatgaggaAAGTCTCACTTAAATTTCTTAAGACCAAATcgaaaaaaaatcatttgatgtggaaaataacattttaaaaaggattttaaaacttgctgaaaaaaaaaaacaatatttagaaaattgttttgaaacTTCATActgatttcttgctttttctttttaagccaTGTGAGGACAAAAACTTCAGAAGAGCTTCTGTTTTGGGATGACATTCTCTGCtgaatttgttgttgttttttttccttgacctAGACTCCAGTGAACTCTATTCTTCCAGTCAGTAAATGGAAGCAAACTGATGACGTTTCCAAATTCTCACCTGTTATTTATCATTCCTGTTAATGAGATATCTGTTGTACAGATGCAAAGACTGAAAAGATCTTTATCAAAATTGCTGATACTGCCTCACTTAGAAGTTAACACCTATCTGAGAAACGACggcattttaaaagcagttttaagtTTCCTAGTTTGTGTTAGGGACTACGTGAAGGTCCACTTAGAAAGTGTAATGGGTAACCGCATGCGTCATACATTGTTTTATCATATGTGAATATAGCTTTGGATACATCTGGGTATTCACAGATGTTTCAATAGCAGATCATTTTTCGATGGCTTTCGAGGGTGTGTTTCTCAGTCTCCTTCAAGAAAGTGGTCATTGTTTTAAAGTAGAGAGAAACCTCTTTAAAGCCTGTTATTGTCATTTTAGTGGCGGATGTTATCAAGCAGAACTGAGTGCAAAAAACCAATTAAACTCGATTTATAATCCTTTCCCACCACCATCCCTTTGGTTCTGATCAGCTACTTCTGAATGCCCTAGACATGGGTAGAGCCTTTGCTCCTTCATCATTCTGTCTCGCAGCTCTGCAGTAATCACTGGCTTCTCCTCCCtcagttcttccttttctctaccTGCAAGTCACAACTgagttttattaatttatttctaaatttaatCCTTCCTTGTTCTTTAGTTTCTCCTCTGAGATCTCTAGTGCAAGACTATTGGTTATGTCATGGATACCACTCAttttattactgcattttttttctcttacccACTTGCAATTCACGTATCATTCTTTGATTATCCTTATTTAGGCTAAAGGAATCCATGACCACCCTAGACCAGAGAGTAAATTGGAGGCAGAGGCAAGACGAAGTGCAATTAAGAAGCATATGTTATCTTCTCAGAATTCCCAGAAAAAGAGACTTTTAAACTCAGAGGTAAGTCAAAGCTTTGAGTCAGTTAAAAAGTCATCAGAAGTATATATTGGGAAGTCCAGGACAACGTAAAGTTTTATATCATGCTACATTTCTTTATTTGGGACTGAAATGATCAGTAGTGCAAGTGTCAGGATATGCACTGTAGGCAAAATCCACCCCTGAATCTTAAAGCTCTTGTCCTTTCCAGGCTGGAAGATACCATGATAGCAGTGGTTATGTCAGTAACATGCAAAATCTGCCCTCCATAGATGTCCCAGAAAGAGTCAGTATTGTCACAGACACGAGCTTTTCAATTCCAGCTCAGCCTTACCCTTTGCCACAAAATACCGATCTCTACAAGATGTCTTATGACTCGGCCAGCTTCCAAGAGGACCAGCTGTTGCCATACCAGAAGTGCCCCAGTCAGAGGATCTATGTGCCCAGGCCATGTAGTTACGAGTTTGGAGTTCCTCCCTTCATTAGCTCCAGCCCTTACCCATCATGTTATAAAGATCCAGCAAATCCTCCCCTCGATGCTGACCCTATCAGTTTGAATGGATCTCACTATAATTCTTTGACCAGCATTGACAAGAGCTTTGACCATACTGGTAGGCATTATGGACTGAAACCCATCTGGGGGAAAACTGGCAGTGGAGATAGGAGCGACTATGGTCAGATGCAAACAAACACTAACCACCCTTATTATGGTGGTGAGTACTCCGGCAAATACGGTCCCAGCCCCTCTCCCATGGCTCCACCACTACAGACTGTCATCACAACCACCACAAAGGTGTCTTACCAGGCCTACAAGCCATCCATGCTGAAATACAGCGACAACCTCTGCGACATGAAAAACCTTCAGAGCTATACACATGTGGCTGAAAATGTCTCAGGCACTATCTATTCAGGGATGAAGATTCAGGAAGACTTTGGGATGATCAAGTCGGCATTGCTCTACCAGCACGACCCAATCACCACAAAGTCCGAACCAGTGGAGAGTGTGGAGGCCTATCGGTACGGGTTACCGCCAGGGAACAGCTATGCTGAGCATGAAGGACAAACCTTAAGGTTTGAGAGTACTGAATATTGACTAAATGTTACCTAAATTCTATTGGGATGGTCAAGTGGGAAATTAATGGTTGCGCTAATGGTGTGTTGTTTGAGATTTGAGGAGGTGTGAGAAAGCAATGCATTGTTGCTTTCTGGAGCTGAAGCACATTTCCtccaccccccccccaaaaaaaaatcaatatatgTACCTCTAAAGTAATATGAAATGTCCAGACATGACTGGGAGATGGTGGTGTGGAGACAAAGGAAGTAAGCAGCCTCTTGTAATGGAGACTGTGATCTGCTTAGAGCCACTGTTCCTCCCAGAGGTTGGAGAGAGAGTGCTCCAAttgggaaaggaaaacacaccCCAGgcaattgaaaaagaaaatagaagtggCTACAGGTTACAgccaacagaaagaaatgagagtGAGACAAGTTGCAGGATAATTTATCTGAATGATCTATCCACCTGCCATGATCTATGTAAGGAATGCAAAAACTAGTGGGCTAGAGAAATGATAAACCTGCATggaaactgcatttttgtttaaaaacagcagGTCAATGCAAACAAACCTTGTCAATTACTACTACTCTTCTTCCTGCCTCACAATTAggtctttctcttttctccaagGGACTTCTACTAGCAATTCCTAactccctccccctcccccgACAGTGAAGTTCTCCTGGCAATAAAGCAACCAACAAAGCAAGAGGTCAAAAACCAAACTTAACAAAGAAAACTTGAGAACTTGCAGCTCTAGGCTCTCAGCTAATGAAACCCTTCTCCAGTAGGCCCAGAAGAAGACAGCATTGCTGGTTTCAATTTACATATTTTGGAAGCTGCTGTCTAGTGCTATTTAATGAAACCAAAACAGTATGCTTTGCAAGAAAGCTGTGTATGCAGGGATTTGGTCGAGGTAACAGCATCAattattatttactattttaactttttagacactcaaatattttggaaagtgtttttgtatatttttgcttttttgagtAAGAGCATGCATGCTACTGTATGCTTTtaataaatatgcatttaaacacaaaacaacacatAATATAACACAAGTGGTTCACTGGTTGGCTTCAGTGTGCAGAATCTTCCAATGCTGTCATCAAATTAATAACAAAAACTTATTTGTCTGGTATGGTGTACAAACACTTGGGTTTAAGTCATTGTATTTGGTGCACTGCTTTtttaactttgtattttttatgaGAACAATGCACAGTCTGATACTTGAAATGGAGTTGCACAGCAAATTAACCAACAATATTCAGCAGTGGACTGatcagcattttaaaagctcAAGCCACTTGAAGCTGGAATTTATCAAGTGACTAAATGAATTCATCTACATCAAGCTTACATTGACTTCTAGTGTATTTGCTGTCTGTCTCACCAGgctctttttaaatttttgtggCAGTTCTACAAGGTGGTTTAGATTACAGAAATGAGTCAGGTGAGCAACATTAGTTAGATAATTAGCCTACACACTAAGCTAAGCAAATGGCAAGTTGCTGCCCAGAAAATTTGAACCAAGTTTTGGGGTCAGAAATATGCAACACCATACCTATACACAGAACTGAAACTTCTGATCTGTACTCTCAAACATATCCAATCGGTTTGGGAGtagaataaaaattaagataaagCTGCCtaacattagaagaaaaatagggGTATAGGTGGGGAAAGGAATTAAGGTCCAGCAAAATGACTGGAAAGAGATTCATAGAAGATCTCAAAATCACAGAGTTTTAAAGATGTAAGCTACCCCATTTTGTGGCTTTAGGGAAATTAGATGACTGTGACTCTACCTTCAGATGTGCTAAAAACGCCAGGACAAGCTGTGGGGGTTTTGTGCTGTTAATATACTGGTATAAAGCTTGTTGCTGTACCTGTGTGCTTAAATTGTTATGCTACATGCTCTCATAACACAGCCTTTTAAGCAGAACTTTGTACATCAGCTGAGTAAATGCAGACAACTGTTAAAATGCTACTTTTGGGGGGGGGAGATTAATGTCTAATGAACACAGCAGCTGTTTAAGCACAATACAAAGGTATGGTAGCAATTAGCTTACTGTCTCACCTGTGGCCCTCAAATAAAAACTCTGAATATTATTGTAGCCtctctttgtgctgctgcttttcatctACAAGCCTCTGGGACCACGTACCTACGCCTTAACCTTTCCAGATAAAAGAGCAGATGGATTCAATCGGGTGTTGTACATAGTTTTCTGTCCAAAATACAGCAATTTGAATGTGATGCTAGCTTCTGTaacaaaaagctgaaatcaAGTGCCTCCTTGCTGGTTTATATAGCTGTGGAATTGACTTTAAAAGCGTGTTTCTCGAGTGAAGCAGCAGCCTTGAAGAAAGATGTGCTCCCTTCAGTCCTCAAGTAGCTTCTCCATTCACTGTGCCCCTCAAGCACGGTTTCTGGGCTGCCCACATCCTGGTCTGCAGATGTCCTGCCTAACAAATTCCTGTTAGAGTGTAGCTGTGGAGGGGAAGAATGGGCTTTCTGAACTTGGCCATCTGTGGCTCCAGCTTCACACCAACAAGAGCCCTGCTGAGGAAAGCACCAGCTGTCCCCAGGCTGAGGATGCCCTTTATATCAAAAAGCAGCCTTTTAATGGCAAGGCTTGAAAGCTTGGGTGTATAAAGGATCTCTTCCCAGAGATAAGAGGCTGCTCAACAATTTTTTGAGTGCTTCTGTTGATCTCAGCCGTTGCTCTCTGCTGAGGCACCCATTGAGGCCTTCATCATCTCCACAGGCAGAGGCAATAGTGGGAAGGCGGGAAGCAGAGCTCCTCTGGAGACGCTAATGGTGCAGCGGGGCAGAACTCCTGagtttgtttcttgctttttcctgAGTGGGTTCTGGGGTTTCTTTCTGGATTTATAGGGTTTTCGTCTGCGCCTTTTTTGGGGGAGTTATTATCTAATACAACTGAGCTACTCCCATTCACAAAGCTGGACCATGCAGCAGGACACAACACATTTCCAGGGGTACGTCTTCTGAGGAGATGAGCTACACAGTTTTGAAAGCTCATGTCATTCATGTCATTAGATGCTAGGAAAAAATTCTCTACTCAGTgagtggtgaggcgctggcacagctgcccagagaagctgtggtgccccattcctggaggtgttcaagtccaggttgcatggagccctgggcagatgagctggtgggggcagccctgcccatggcacaggGTTGCAACTCTAAGGTGCCTTCCAATCTATGATTCCCATTGTTATCAGCAGGAGCAACATGAAGATAAAGGAACCAAGGCCTTAGGATTGCCATAGTTCTTCCTAAGGACGAGAAGTTAGCCCAGGGGTGTTAGAGCCCACCTTCCTGAGAATTAGTGAGGACAGCACCTGGTGTTGTCCCAGCCCCGGACCCCAGAGGTCTTCTAGCTCTTGAACAAAGGGAGAGAGAGTCAATTTCTGTTAATGCAGTAATACggttaaaaatgaacaaaaatggGAGGCATTTCAATACGGCACCTCCATGGGCTTGCAAGAATCCATAGGCAACACAGCCATCAGTGGGAAAATAACCTAATCAAAATAacccaaacaaaagcaaagtgaagTTCACACAACACCGATTAATTACAGCATACCCGCTGTCACTGGCTGCAAAGCCATTCGTAAGAAACCCGCCTTCTGCTGGCATTCCAGCCAAGCATCAACACCCAAAGAGGACTCTTTCAACAGCAAATTAGCAGCGAGCGTGCTCATATTCCCGcgtaagaagagcaggcaaacAGCTGCACTACAGCTTACGAAAAGACATTGCAGCCGCAATCAGCCTTTGGCTCAGGGTTTTAACCCCCCGCTTTCCCACGTGATCACGGAGAGGCGTGTCCCTCCATAGGCCCCGCTCACTCGCTGCATCGCCCCGGCAACGAGGCGAAGCGGCGGGGCGACGGTTCGCGGTTGGCAGCGCCGGGCCGGAGCGCTGCGGTGAGCGGGCGGCGCGGGTCTGGGGCAGGAGGCGCGGGTCAGCGGTGCGGGTTAGGAGCGATGTTTCGTTTTGTGTGTGGGATGTGTCCTACCGGGCTGCTGAACTCCGCGTTGGCAGATAGGTTGGTGTAAACGGGGTTGTGTTTTCCCTATCTGCCCGCTCTCTCTGGTGGCTTGTGGCTATTTCGGCTTGTGTTTTGATGTGAGCAGCCCGTTTAATGTGTGGTGGTGATAGTTTTGGTTATCTCTATTTCAGGTATGGCAGAAATGCAGATAGTTGGCTGTTATTAATTCTAATTTAAACTGTAAGGCAGATATTTAAAATCACTAGAAGTATTgcttaaaatttgaaaatacataGTAGTTCAGATTTTCTAAGTTTATACAAATCAGTGGATGGTTTCCAGTGTTTGCATTTTGTCCTCTATTTGTCCCCTGCTTTCATCCTTCCGTAATCCCGTGTGAGGAGATTATAGGCAGCATGTCATTAGGAGTATAAAACAAGCTGTTGTTTGCAATAGGATTTCCCATCTGTTTGGGAGACAGAACTATTATGACAACTTTACCAAGTGTGCAGATGTTGATTGTAGCAAAATTTGGTTGTCTAGAGCATGGAAATATGGAATCATAGGACAGCTTAGAATGTAAAGGACCTTAAAacccacccagtcccaacccctgccataggcagggctgcctc
The DNA window shown above is from Meleagris gallopavo isolate NT-WF06-2002-E0010 breed Aviagen turkey brand Nicholas breeding stock chromosome 3, Turkey_5.1, whole genome shotgun sequence and carries:
- the GCM2 gene encoding chorion-specific transcription factor GCMb encodes the protein MKLTWDINDPKLPQEPERFDAFQEWPDGYVRLIYSSEEKNAQRHLSGWAMRNTNNHNCQILKKSCLGVVVCAGSCALPGGARLQLRPAICDKARQKQQKKACPNCNAALQLIPCRGHSGYPVTNFWRLDGKAIFFQAKGIHDHPRPESKLEAEARRSAIKKHMLSSQNSQKKRLLNSEAGRYHDSSGYVSNMQNLPSIDVPERVSIVTDTSFSIPAQPYPLPQNTDLYKMSYDSASFQEDQLLPYQKCPSQRIYVPRPCSYEFGVPPFISSSPYPSCYKDPANPPLDADPISLNGSHYNSLTSIDKSFDHTGRHYGLKPIWGKTGSGDRSDYGQMQTNTNHPYYGGEYSGKYGPSPSPMAPPLQTVITTTTKVSYQAYKPSMLKYSDNLCDMKNLQSYTHVAENVSGTIYSGMKIQEDFGMIKSALLYQHDPITTKSEPVESVEAYRYGLPPGNSYAEHEGQTLRFESTEY